Genomic segment of Erythrobacter sp. BLCC-B19:
CGCAAGACGCGCGGGAAAGCCGCGCCCGCACGTTTGGCCTGCGGCTGCGAAATCGGGCTCATCGACACCGGCGTTGCCGCCGACCTCCCCAATTTCCGCCACGTCCAGCTCACCCAGCAGGCCTTCAACGGCAAGCAGACCGAGGCCCGGCTGCACGGCACGGCGGTGGCCTATCTGGTCTCGGGCACCAAGGGCAACCCGGCCAGCGCGACCCGCATCTATGTGGCCGACATCTTCAGCGGCCCGCGCGAGACTGCCGGGTCGAGCTTTGCGCTGATCAAGGCGCTCGACTGGCTGGCGGCGCGCAAGGTGCCGGTGATCAACATCAGCCTGTCCGGCCCGCGCAACCCCGCCGTTGCCAAGGCGATCACGCGGATCGCTGGCCAGGGCCACATCATCGTTGCCGCAGCAGGCAACGATGGCCCTGCAGCTCCGCCAGTGTTTCCCGGCGCCTACGAGGGCGTGGTCGGCGTGACTGCGGTCGATGCCCAGGAGCGGGTCTACCGCTATGCCAATCGCGGCAGCTATGTCGATTTTGCAGCGCCCGGCGTTGCGGTCGCGGCGATCGACAACAAGGGCGCACTGCGCGATGCCACCGGCACATCCTTTGCCTCGCCGATCGTCGCCGCAAGGCTCGCCGCACGGCTGCGCACGCCCGATGCAGCCGCCTCACGCCGCGCAGTGAAGGTGCTCGAGGGCGAGGCCCGCGATCTCGGCCCGCGCGGACGTGACCCGATCTATGGCGTGGGCCTGATCGGAGAACAGCCGTGATGCTCGGCCTGCTCGCCGCAGGAGCGGCCGCCGCTACGGCGCTGCCCGCCCCCTCCCCCATTGCCCTCCCGCATTACGAGGGCGGCGATGCTTTCGTCTTTTCCGACGGACGGGTCGAACGTGTGGTCAGGAGCAGCGGAGACACCGTCATCTGGGCCGGTCTTTCCGGCCCGAGCTATACCCGCAGCCGCAATTTCATTGTGCCGGTGCTGTCATGGCGCAGCGGCAAGGGCACCGGCAGCCGCGAGGTGCATGGCAACCCCGATGCGCTCTGGCCGATGGCCCGCCCGCGCTCGGTGCGCTTCCGGGTGGTGAGCGAAACGCGTGCCGGCCCCGAGGCATCGCTCAAGCGTTCGGTCGCCCTGTGGGTGTGCAAATCCGGCAAGCTGCGCAGCTTCGCGGTCAAGGCTGGCATCTTCGAGGCGGTCCCGGTCGTGTGTGACCGTTACTCGTCCACCACCATGCGCCTGATCGAGCGCCGCGAATGGGACTATGCGCCCGAGGTCGGCCATTACATCCGCCGCGTCAGCATCAACTATCTGCGCGGCAGCAAGCGCGAGGTCGAGCTGATCGCCGCCCTGTCGGGCCCTGCGGCCAGCCCCGCCCGGCTCAGCGCGCTCTCGCGTCAGGCAGTGGCTGAACGCGTCCGGCCCCGCCGGCCGTGACCAGCACCGCACCACCGCGCGGCAGCAGATCGAAGATCAGGTGGATCCGGTCGTCATCCCCGTCATTGCGGGCCTCGTGCAGCTGATCATTGTCGAACCACCACAATTCGCCGCTGCGCATCCGCACTTCCTCGTCGCCCGCGCGCATCCACGAGCCCGATGACTTGAGCACGAGGTGATAGCGGCCACGCAGGCGGTAGTACTCGCCCCGGTCGATATGCGGATAGACGCGGTGGCCCGGCGGCAGGCAGACGATCTTGGCCCGTGACAATTCTCCGCCGAGCGCGCGCGCGGTTGTCTTGAGAAAAGCGCGGGCGAGCGGATAGGCTTGCGAACCGCTCGTCCACCGGCTTTCATGAACATCGCGCCTTTTGCGTTCGCCGATGGCTGAAGCTCTCAGGCCGCGCAGGGGAATTGCCAGCGCCTCGCGCTGCACCCTGACCTTTTCCTGTCGCCCGCGATGAGCTTCGAAGGCAGCCGTGTTTGCAGCTATTTCGGCGAGCAGGGGGACGGTGTCGATGTGTGCCTGGAGCAGCCTGAAGTTCTTCATTGGGCAGTTTCCCGTCGCTTGGAGATTGCGATCGGATCAATAACGAAATGCCCTCGGCTGTTATTCCCGCAAACCACGACACGTCGCGGGCGACGCGTCCAGCTGCCCGGCAGAGCGTTGGGTGCTTTGCGCAGGAAGCGTCCCTCGGCGAGCGGCACCACGTCGGCCTCAAGCCGGATCGTCGGAGCCGTGCAGCCGTCACTTCACGTCGAACGTCACGGTTCCGCTCATCGCGTGCCCATCGGCGGCTGCGGCTTGCCAGCGGACGTCGTAGGTGCCCTTGGGCAGGGGCTTGGCAAGCGTCAGGGTCAGCGTCTTGCCGTCCGCCGACCAGCTCGCCGTGAAGTTGCGGATGGCCATTTCGCCATGGTCCTTCATGCCCGGCATCGCCGTCATGATGATAGCCGCGCTTGCCGTGCCCCGATTGACCGGCTGGCTGAAGGTCAGAGTGATTGCCTTGGGCGCCTTTGTTTCGGCCCCGGCCGCCGGGCTCGATGCAGCGAGAGTGACGTGCGCCCATGCCGCACCGGGCGCGAGGGCGAGGAGAGCAAGGGCAGCGAAGAAAGCAGAGATGCGCATGGGTGTTTGTCCTCGGTGTCGATCAGAACCAGAAGCGAATGCCGGCGATGAAACTTGTGGTGGACGGAGCCTCGCCGCGCAAACGCGCGAAGTCCGCGCTCGTGCCCGTCCGCCATGCTTGCTCGATGCCGATATAGGGCGCGAACTCGCGGGCGATCTCGTAGCGCAGCCGCGCCCCGATCTCGATCCGGTCGAGCCCTGCGCCGATCCCCAGTTCGGGCACGTCCTGCGCCGCAAGGTTCGCCTCGATGCGCGGCTGCAGGATCAGGCGCTGGGTGATGCGCTGGTCCACCTCGGCCTCGATCCGCGCGGTGAGATCGCCGCGATGGGAGAGGAATAGCGCAGCATCGACCTCGAAACGGTATGGGGCGAGGCCCTGAACGCCGATGACGGCGTGAGTGGTGTCCGGCCCCGCGAAGTCCTGGCGCACGCCAGCCTGAATGTCCCAGAAGGGCGCGATCGCCTTGGCATAGAGCGCCTGCACCTCGGCATCCTCGGGCCTCTCGCCGAACGCGCCTTTCCCTTCGCTCTTGAACCACAGGCGCTGTGTCGGGCCGCCATAGTAGCCCTGGATGTCCCAGAGATAGGTATCCTTGCCATCGCGAACCTGCGCCTCAAGCCGGTCGCCCTGGAGCCAGAAGACCGGGAAATCGCCATGCTCGCGCCGCAGCGCTGCGCGCGAGGCCGCCATCGCATCCGCGCCCCAGATCGCATCGGCAGCGCGGGGCGGACCGCTCCCGGCTTCAGGCGGCGGCGGGGTCTCCATTGCAGGGCCAGGGGACGCCTCCTGCTTGTCCATCTCGGGCATTTCGTGCCCGGCGTGCTGGTCCTGCGCGGCGAGCGGCGCTGCGTTCAACAGCACGAGGAATCGGAGGGCAGCCCTCATGCGTCCGGCGCCATCACCGTGACGGTCTGCATCATCCCACCGTGCATGTGATAGAGGAGGTGGCAGTGGAAGGCCCAGTCGCCCGGCTCGTTGGCGGAGAGATCGAACTGCGCGCTCGCCCCGGGCTGGACGATGACGATGTTCTTGCGCGGCTGATGCGCGGGCTCCTCGCCGTTGACCAGCTCGAAGAACATCCCGTGGAGGTGGATGGGGTGCGCCATCATGGTGTTGTTGACGAGCTTCACCCGCACCCGCTCGTTCCAGGCGAAGCGGATCGGCTTGTCGTGGACGGCGGAATACATCTCACCGTCGAACGACCACATATAGCGTTCCATGTTGCCGGTGAGGTGCAGCTCGAGCAGGCGCGATGGCGTGCGGGTGTCGCGGTTTGGCTCGAGCGCCGAGAGCATCCGGTAAGTGAGCACGCGGTGCCCCACATCGCGCAGGCCGAGACCGGGATCGCCCAGCTTGTCGACCGGAGCCATGGAGACCATGTCGATGCCGGGGCCGACCTTCACGTCAGGCGGCAGCAGCAGCGTATCGCGCATTGCCATGCCGTCCATGCTGTGACCGGCGCCCATTTCGCCGTGGTTCATGCCCATGTCGCCCATGTCGAGCAGCGGGGCCTTCCTCGGCGGCGGAATGGCGGCGCGCGCACCGGGACGGCTCGCCAGCGTGGCGAGCGCCATGCCGGAGCGATCCATGCTCTCCGCAACGACGGTGTAGGCTTCTGCGGTGGGCGTGACGATCACGTCGTAGGTCTCGGCCGCGCCGATCTGGAACTCGTCCACCTCCACCGGCTTCACGTTCTGGCCGTCGGCGGCGATCACCGTCATGGGAAGGCCCGGGATGCGCAGGTTGAAGAAGGTCTGCGCCGCGCCGTTGATGATCCGCAGACGGATGCGCTCGCCGGGGGTGAAGAGATATTCCAGCCCCTCCTTCGGCCCCCGCCCGTTGGCGAGGTAGGTGTAGGTGGAGCCGGTCACATCGGCGATGTCGGTCGGCGGCATACGCATCTCGGCCCACATCCGGCGATCGGCGGCGGTGAGCGGATAATCATCGGCCCAGCTGGTCTGCTGGTAGTTGAAATAGCCCTCGCCCTTGCGCAGCTTCTCCATGATCGTGTGCGGATGGAGCGGGGTGAATTCGCTCAGCAGCAGGATGAACTCGCGGTCGTAGTCGACCGGTTCCGCGCTGGCCGGATCGATGATCAGCGGGCCGTAATGCCCCTGCTGTTCCTGAAGCCCTGAATGGCTGTGATACCAGTAGGTGCCCGACTGGCGGATCGGAAATTCATAGGTGAAGGTCTGCCCCGGCCTGATGCCCGGGAAGCTGATCCCCGGCACCCCGTCCATGTGGAAGGGCACGAGCAGCCCGTGCCAGTGGATCGAGGTGTCTTCATCCAGGTGATTGGTGACGTTCAGTCGGACGTACTGACCCTCGCGCAACCGGATCAACGGCCCCGGCACCGAGCCGTTGACCGCGATCCCATGCCCCTTGCGCCCCTGCACCACCCGAGGGCCGTGCCCCACGGAAAGATCGATCACCGCGCCCGAGACCTCGTCGAAGCCGACCCGGATCGGCGCGCCGCCCTTCATCCGGTGCCCCGAACTGCCCAAAGCATGACCCTGCGCCCAGGCCGGCATCGCAGCAAGCCCAGCCGCAGCACCGGCGGCGCGCACGAAGCCGCGGCGGGACAATCGGGAAACGTTCATGCCAGTCTATCCGCGCCGCGCCCGGGTGCGGTTTCCGGCGGGGTCGGCCTTGGCGGGAAATGTGAACGCCCCGAGGATCGGACACGGCCCCTCCCCACCCTGCGCACAGTCCTTCACCAAGCCCTTGAGCGCAACGCGCATCGCCTTGAGGGTCGCGATCTTCTCGTCGATCGCGGCAATCCGAGCCTCGGCCAGCGCGCGCGCGGCGGCGCGGTCATCCGGGTTCAAATCGAGCAGAGAGGCGATTTCCTCCAGCGTGAAGCCGGCCGTCTGCGCCGCGCGGATCGAACACAGCCGCTCCAGATCGGCTTGCTGATAGCGCCGCGCCCCGGCCCCGCGCGGCGGCTCGCAAAGCAGGCCGCGGCGCTGATAGAACCGGATCGTCTCGACCGACACACCGCCTGCCTTTGCCAGATCGCCAATCTTCATCATGGCCTCTTGAAACCGTACCAAACTACGGGAGTTTTATACGGATCATCCGATCACTTGCAAGGAACCACCGTGATGAAATCGCAGACAAGGTCACCGCGCTGGCTGTTCCATAGATAACCGAGGTGTCGCCGTTGGCGGGGATTCGAGACGCGATCGGCGGAGAAGAGCGCAGCGCATGGGCTTGAATCTCCATAAGAGGCATGGGGTATCGCTTCTTTTCGATACCCCTCGCATCACCCCCACACCAAATCTGGCTGCGTGTGGATGGACACGCGCGCCTGCGGACTCGATTCATCCGCAAACCCCAAATTTTCCATAGTTTTTCGGATTAATTCGGAAACATCTGGAAGCTTCAGGAAAGGCCTATGGTAGCGGAGGAGGGGCATTTAGCGAAGCTATACGTATCTGACTTAGACCAAAAACTCTGTTTTCCGCCTTCATGATACCCCCATTGATACCCCCACTTTTTGGCAATGTGGCTGAGGGATAAGACGAACGGTCAATCGCAGAAAGTCGGCCGCTCCCCTCTTCGTTACAATTCCGGCAATTGGACTGCTTTTCGAATAGCGAGTTCCACGCGGACAGATAAGAATCGCTGTCGGCCGATCATGCACTCAGCTTCGGCGCCTCCCGACCCAGGCTCGGTCGTTCGCGTCTTCTAACTTGAATCTCCGGTTTCCTCCGATGCCCTTGTTCCTCTCTCGTGATGGCACATCGGCAACATGTCGTTACCGTTGATCGATGGGTTTACCAGACGTCATGCACCATCTTTCTGTAGCCGCATTGCCTTTTTGAGGCCTACTGGAGTGGATGTATTCTAGAGGCGTCGATCCGTCACTGTTGCGAGCGTGGCTGGAAGCCCGTTCGGTTGCTCGCGGACTGCCGATGCCAGTACCGGACTATGGCGGCCTGCGTGTCGATACCAATGCGAATGACGAGGTTGCTCGCTGGATCTTTCCGAAGGCGATGCCGGGTTTGGCAAGGCTTGCCCAGACCATTGAAAGGCCTGGGTATCTTTTGAAGCTTTGCGGTTCGGCGGGCGAGCTTGCCGCCTTGCTGCCCGGGAAGTGGACGATACACCCTCCCGGCTACTTCATGATGGCCGCGAGGGAACACGCGGTTGCGAGAATGACGGCTGGCTATACCATCACAGCCAAGCGCTCGGGCGCAGTGACGCGTGCACAGATATTCTGCGACACCGGCGCACTCGCTGCGGAAGGCTACGCGGCCGAAACGGCTGATGTCTTCATATTCGACCGTATCGTCACGCAACCCGCACACCGTCGGAAAGGTCTCGCCCGGGCTTTGCTGTCAGAGCTTCATGCATATCGGCAGGACGATGGCAAAACGCAGGTGCTCGTCGCAACCGAGGCTGGCCGTGCCTTGTATGCCGCCTTGGGCTGGCAGACGATTTCACCCTATTCCACAGCGTCGCGGCAACCGTGAACTGTGTGCCGCCATGATCGCTGCCCTCACGGACTGCAGGCGATCGACCCCCGGAGATCGATCGGTCATTGACCTGTCGGCATGATGTCCTGCCCCAGATCGCTGGCCCAATCGGCGATGGCGTCGGCGACAGCGGGATCGCTCGGCGTCTCAAGACCCATGGATTGCATGGGCAGAAGGTCCGGTGGAGCGACCTTGTAGAAGTGTGTCAGGCCAGGGAAAGTGACGAGCCTGGTCGGAAACTGCCGCCTGCTCGCCAGCAGCATTCCGGCGTGCGCTGCCGGAACGGAATCGTCCTTCTCGCCCTGAAGGATCAGGACGGAGGTCCTGACCTGTGCCAGCGCGGCGACCGGATCCACCCGGTCGACACTGCGCAGATAGGCAAGACCGGCTTCGGGCATGGACGCAAGCATGGCCGTTTGCGGGTTGGATTTTGCCTCGTCCGGCAGAGCTTCGCCTGCCCGGATGGCCGCAATCGTGCGATCGAACACGGTCATGTCGGGCGAGACACCCGGCGGGGACATGGCCGCGACCTGCGCGCGAATGATCGAGAGAAGCGGCAGCGCCGGGCCGGACAGGCTGACCACACCATCGATCGCCTTGCCGTCAGGGCCTTGCGCCAGCAGCGAGGCAACCACCGCGCCCTCGCTATGTCCGGCAACGACGACCGGGCGCGAAGGCGCATTGCGCTTCAGCAGATCCAGCCCTGCCTGTGCCACTTCGACCCTTGCAAGAAAGTCGATGTGCCG
This window contains:
- a CDS encoding aspartyl/asparaginyl beta-hydroxylase domain-containing protein; translation: MKNFRLLQAHIDTVPLLAEIAANTAAFEAHRGRQEKVRVQREALAIPLRGLRASAIGERKRRDVHESRWTSGSQAYPLARAFLKTTARALGGELSRAKIVCLPPGHRVYPHIDRGEYYRLRGRYHLVLKSSGSWMRAGDEEVRMRSGELWWFDNDQLHEARNDGDDDRIHLIFDLLPRGGAVLVTAGGAGRVQPLPDARAR
- the copC gene encoding copper homeostasis periplasmic binding protein CopC, translated to MRISAFFAALALLALAPGAAWAHVTLAASSPAAGAETKAPKAITLTFSQPVNRGTASAAIIMTAMPGMKDHGEMAIRNFTASWSADGKTLTLTLAKPLPKGTYDVRWQAAAADGHAMSGTVTFDVK
- a CDS encoding copper resistance protein B; amino-acid sequence: MRAALRFLVLLNAAPLAAQDQHAGHEMPEMDKQEASPGPAMETPPPPEAGSGPPRAADAIWGADAMAASRAALRREHGDFPVFWLQGDRLEAQVRDGKDTYLWDIQGYYGGPTQRLWFKSEGKGAFGERPEDAEVQALYAKAIAPFWDIQAGVRQDFAGPDTTHAVIGVQGLAPYRFEVDAALFLSHRGDLTARIEAEVDQRITQRLILQPRIEANLAAQDVPELGIGAGLDRIEIGARLRYEIAREFAPYIGIEQAWRTGTSADFARLRGEAPSTTSFIAGIRFWF
- a CDS encoding copper resistance system multicopper oxidase — protein: MNVSRLSRRGFVRAAGAAAGLAAMPAWAQGHALGSSGHRMKGGAPIRVGFDEVSGAVIDLSVGHGPRVVQGRKGHGIAVNGSVPGPLIRLREGQYVRLNVTNHLDEDTSIHWHGLLVPFHMDGVPGISFPGIRPGQTFTYEFPIRQSGTYWYHSHSGLQEQQGHYGPLIIDPASAEPVDYDREFILLLSEFTPLHPHTIMEKLRKGEGYFNYQQTSWADDYPLTAADRRMWAEMRMPPTDIADVTGSTYTYLANGRGPKEGLEYLFTPGERIRLRIINGAAQTFFNLRIPGLPMTVIAADGQNVKPVEVDEFQIGAAETYDVIVTPTAEAYTVVAESMDRSGMALATLASRPGARAAIPPPRKAPLLDMGDMGMNHGEMGAGHSMDGMAMRDTLLLPPDVKVGPGIDMVSMAPVDKLGDPGLGLRDVGHRVLTYRMLSALEPNRDTRTPSRLLELHLTGNMERYMWSFDGEMYSAVHDKPIRFAWNERVRVKLVNNTMMAHPIHLHGMFFELVNGEEPAHQPRKNIVIVQPGASAQFDLSANEPGDWAFHCHLLYHMHGGMMQTVTVMAPDA
- a CDS encoding MerR family transcriptional regulator; translation: MKIGDLAKAGGVSVETIRFYQRRGLLCEPPRGAGARRYQQADLERLCSIRAAQTAGFTLEEIASLLDLNPDDRAAARALAEARIAAIDEKIATLKAMRVALKGLVKDCAQGGEGPCPILGAFTFPAKADPAGNRTRARRG
- a CDS encoding GNAT family N-acetyltransferase; the protein is MPVPDYGGLRVDTNANDEVARWIFPKAMPGLARLAQTIERPGYLLKLCGSAGELAALLPGKWTIHPPGYFMMAAREHAVARMTAGYTITAKRSGAVTRAQIFCDTGALAAEGYAAETADVFIFDRIVTQPAHRRKGLARALLSELHAYRQDDGKTQVLVATEAGRALYAALGWQTISPYSTASRQP
- a CDS encoding alpha/beta hydrolase, producing the protein MTATRLTAAVPGERDATVTVSGVEIACRLTFPQGAARGAVLLLPGSLYSDVDGNYPSMNLRPHAYADLAQQLGERGFVVLRMAKIGPGTGSRTIDADAAQRHIDFLARVEVAQAGLDLLKRNAPSRPVVVAGHSEGAVVASLLAQGPDGKAIDGVVSLSGPALPLLSIIRAQVAAMSPPGVSPDMTVFDRTIAAIRAGEALPDEAKSNPQTAMLASMPEAGLAYLRSVDRVDPVAALAQVRTSVLILQGEKDDSVPAAHAGMLLASRRQFPTRLVTFPGLTHFYKVAPPDLLPMQSMGLETPSDPAVADAIADWASDLGQDIMPTGQ